One Rosa chinensis cultivar Old Blush chromosome 3, RchiOBHm-V2, whole genome shotgun sequence DNA window includes the following coding sequences:
- the LOC112193016 gene encoding cytochrome P450 714A1 — MEEGLELAVLVCWSVLLLGVLSLLMIFLSQMWLKPARIRSVLSKQGIRGPRPSFLVGNVPEMQKIQSNTTNMITRQKQPSDIDGQRVQHNWDSSMFPYLQQWAREYGAVFLYSTGAKQHLYVSDPKLLRELKLHNSLDLGRPTYLSKPLKPLLGNGLIVANGHEWAYQRKLIAPEFFLDKVKGMVGLMEESTMALLKTWESRILESESSIVEMRIDQDLKKLSADIISRACFGSSYSQGNQIFAKIAFLQDALSKPNLLFGFLNFRFFRTETDKKIRNMNKEVDAMLLKLVKDRRAQSESGGVYEKDLLEMILESAARDSTDMPHYRHKTDRFILDNCRNIYFAGSETTALTVSWTLMLLSLHPEWQERIRAEIVEVCGDHELYHCLQDMDTLRKFKTLTMVILESLRLYGPGVISAREARTNMKLGDLDVPEGIHMWVFYPALHRDSKNWGPDANEFKPERFANGVSESCKYPQAYMPFGFGTRLCIGQTFAMLQLKIVLSLILSKYSFSLSPNYRHSPVYKMLLLPEHGIRLIVRRVQ, encoded by the exons ATGGAGGAGGGTCTAGAGTTAGCAGTACTGGTGTGTTGGTCAGTTTTGTTGCTCGGTGTATTGAGCTTGTTGATGATATTTCTTAGCCAGATGTGGCTGAAGCCTGCAAGGATACGATCGGTGCTTTCGAAACAAGGCATCCGAGGGCCACGGCCTTCGTTTCTGGTTGGGAACGTTCCGGAGATGCAAAAGATTCAATCCAACACGACCAACATGATCACCCGGCAGAAACAACCATCTGATATCGATGGTCAACGTGTGCAGCACAATTGGGATTCCTCCATGTTTCCTTATCTTCAGCAATGGGCACGTGAGTATG GTGCGGTATTCTTATACTCCACAGGAGCCAAACAACACTTGTATGTGAGCGATCCTAAGTTGTTAAGGGAGCTGAAACTGCACAACTCCTTGGATTTGGGCAGACCAACATATCTGAGTAAGCCTCTAAAGCCATTGCTAGGTAACGGCCTTATTGTAGCTAACGGACATGAATGGGCTTACCAGAGGAAACTTATTGCCCCTGAATTCTTCCTTGACAAAGTTAAG GGCATGGTAGGTTTAATGGAGGAATCAACGATGGCACTACTCAAGACATGGGAGAGCCGAATTCTAGAAAGCGAGTCGAGCATTGTTGAGATGAGGATAGATCAGGATTTGAAGAAACTCTCAGCGGATATCATATCAAGAGCTTGTTTCGGCAGCTCATATTCCCAAGGCAACCAGATTTTTGCAAAGATTGCTTTCTTGCAAGACGCATTGTCGAAACCTAATTTGCTCTTTGGGTTTCTAAATTTCAG ATTCTTTCGCACTGAGACTGACAAGAAGATAAGAAACATGAACAAAGAGGTGGATGCTATGTTACTCAAATTAGTGAAGGATCGTCGGGCTCAAAGCGAATCGGGTGGTGTATATGAGAAGGATCTATTAGAAATGATACTTGAAAGTGCTGCTAGAGATAGTACTGACATGCCTCATTATAGACATAAAACAGACCGTTTTATTCTGGACAATTGTAGAAATATCTACTTTGCAGGTTCTGAGACCACTGCTCTTACAGTTTCATGGACCTTGATGCTTCTGTCATTACACCCGGAATGGCAGGAACGTATTCGTGCAGAGATCGTTGAGGTTTGCGGGGATCATGAACTCTACCATTGCTTGCAAGACATGGATACACTCCGCAAGTTCAAAACG cTGACTATGGTGATTCTAGAGAGCCTCCGTCTTTATGGACCGGGAGTCATATCAGCAAGAGAAGCTCGGACCAACATGAAGTTGGGGGACCTTGATGTCCCAGAAGGCATCCACATGTGGGTCTTCTATCCGGCACTGCACCGTGACTCCAAAAATTGGGGTCCGGATGCTAATGAGTTTAAGCCGGAGAGGTTTGCAAATGGAGTGTCCGAATCATGCAAGTATCCCCAAGCATACATGCCATTTGGTTTCGGGACTCGATTGTGTATAGGTCAGACATTTGCCATGCTACAACTGAAGATAGTACTCTCTCTGATTTTATCCAAGTACTCATTCTCCCTTTCTCCAAACTATCGCCATTCTCCTGTTTATAAGATGTTATTGTTGCCTGAGCATGGAATAAGACTCATTGTTAGGCGTGTGCAGTGA
- the LOC112192874 gene encoding protein PIN-LIKES 6, producing the protein MERILTVVDMGNRVGGESLLSTIKIAVLPIAKVFTVCSLGLLMASKYVNILPANGRKLLNGLVFSLLLPCLIFSQLGQAITWEKMLEWWFIPANVVLGSISGSIIGYITASIVRPPYPYFKFTIVQIGIGNIGNVPLVLIAALCRDSSNPFGDSTTCSTNGTAYISFGQWVGAIILYTYVFNMLAPPPEGTFDIDEETLPIKSPTDGETLGQVPLLTHEDQQEEEEEQKNEEQVVEINPNSSKKSMITELLMFLYEKLKLKQLLQPPIIASVLAMVLGAIPFLKKQIFESGGPFFFFTDSCTILGEAMIPCILLALGGNLINGPGSSKLGLRTTAAIIFSRLVLVPPVGLGIVTLADKLGFLPDGDKLFRFVLLLQHTMPTSVLAGAVANLRGCGREAAAVLFWVHIFAVFSMAGWIVLYLNILF; encoded by the exons ATGGAGAGGATTTTGACAGTGGTGGATATGGGGAATCGAGTCGGCGGGGAGTCGTTACTCAGTACCATCAAGATTGCAGTACTGCCCATAGCAAAGGTTTTTACAGTATGTTCTTTGGGTCTTCTTATGGCTTCCAAGTATGTTAACATCTTGCCGGCAAATGGAAGGAAGCTCTTGAATGGG CTCGTTTTCTCGCTTTTGCTTCCATGTTTGATATTCTCTCAACTCGGACAAGCGATCACTTGGGAGAAAATGCTCGAGTg GTGGTTTATTCCTGCGAATGTAGTTCTTGGTAGCATATCAGGCTCAATCATAGGTTATATAACCGCATCCATCGTCCGTCCACCATACCCATACTTCAAGTTCACAATTGTACAAATTGGAATTG GAAACATTGGGAATGTGCCACTTGTTCTGATTGCAGCTTTATGTAGAGACTCATCCAACCCTTTTGGTGACTCGACCACATGTAGCACAAATGGGACTGCCTATATTTCCTTTGGCCAGTGG GTTGGTGCAATCATCCTTTACACATATGTATTTAATATGTTGGCCCCCCCTCCGGAGGGCACCTTTGACATTGATGAGGAAACTCTCCCAATCAAGAGCCCTACAGATGGAGAGACACTTGGACAAGTTCCTTTGCTTACACATGAAgaccaacaagaagaagaggaagagcaaaAAAATGAAGAGCAAGTTGTAGAAATCAACCCAAATTCTTCAAAGAAATCCATG ATTACAGAGTTGTTGATGTTTTTGTATGAGAAATTGAAGCTCAAACAACTTCTTCAACCCCCTATAATAGCTTCT GTCCTAGCCATGGTACTTGGAGCAATACCATTTTTAAAGAAACAGATCTTCGAATCTGGTGgtccatttttcttcttcactgACAGCTGCACTATCCTTGG GGAAGCCATGATTCCATGCATTCTTTTGGCATTAGGCGGCAACCTTATCAATG GCCCAGGAAGTTCCAAACTTGGTCTACGAACAACTGCTGCTATTATATTTTCACGGTTGGTCTTGGTCCCCCCGGTAGGACTTGGGATTGTAACATTGGCTGATAAGCTCGGTTTCCTCCCTGATGGTGATAAGTTGTTTCGTTTTGTCCTACTGCTCCAGCACACAATGCCAACATCTGTTCTTGCTG GTGCTGTTGCAAATTTAAGAGGCTGTGGAAGAGAGGCTGCTGCTGTCTTGTTCTGGGTTCATATATTTGCGGTGTTCTCCATGGCTGGGTGGATTGTTCTGTATCTCAACATACTCTTCTAA
- the LOC112192797 gene encoding E3 ubiquitin-protein ligase Praja-2, which produces MDSGMVADHSVEPATCARCHRALSPENESIGDLVTANMCGDCKFLYFEDLGTPTRDSYRMRPSRRRRARYSSSESVDDVLSHFSHMINLVRQNQSPGSGLEHLPVDGDSAARISQRTSSRTTPTGSRRWRRVLSDSESDGFDNADSLYGESESNVSFGRYRVSHDVSDVVSFSAYGGDSDASVDLHGFLDTETLIQPDDGSAFDSDTDIDPMHAGLNPWNSDDAEEDDDDDDDEEDEEDDEWEEVESVENMVESAEANSGRRNRPVNWHQRRHITETDAPLHWGMRGRNSRDILSNFDDYVTDSGDYLDAVGFEELLEHLAEADSLRRGAPPAAVSFLNNLPLILIGKEHEKHDDLACAICKDVLTIGTEVNQLPCFHLYHPSCILPWLSTRNSCPLCRYELPTDDRDYEEGKRNAGGRVEIHVRRNAREDRSAGVYNRAEEDEDHAFSETRVEHRFQVGREPDSNTSGGENNRGSWFLFAAAPIVSLVGIVLVLWLGAPLMERRGLAGQGNFADQARRHGHIAGAAPHHRQNRSRRWWSLF; this is translated from the coding sequence ATGGATAGTGGGATGGTGGCTGACCATTCTGTGGAACCTGCAACATGTGCTCGGTGCCACAGGGCTCTTTCACCCGAAAATGAGTCAATTGGAGATCTTGTAACTGCCAACATGTGTGGGGACTGTAAATTTTTGTACTTTGAAGATCTTGGTACCCCCACACGGGACTCTTATAGGATGAGGCCGTCTAGGAGAAGAAGAGCTAGATACAGTAGTTCCGAGTCGGTTGACGATGTTCTCTCACATTTCTCACATATGATTAATCTGGTGCGGCAAAATCAGTCCCCTGGCTCTGGGCTTGAGCATCTACCTGTAGATGGTGATTCTGCTGCCAGGATATCGCAGCGCACAAGTTCCCGTACTACACCAACTGGGTCTAGAAGATGGAGGCGGGTTCTCTCTGATAGTGAGAGTGATGGTTTCGATAATGCGGATTCTCTCTATGGGGAGAGTGAATCAAATGTCAGTTTTGGGCGGTACAGGGTGTCTCATGATGTGAGTGATGTAGTTTCTTTTAGTGCCTATGGTGGTGATTCTGATGCTTCTGTAGACCTGCATGGTTTCCTGGATACAGAGACATTGATCCAACCAGATGATGGAAGCGCTTTTGATAGTGATACTGACATTGATCCAATGCATGCTGGTCTCAACCCATGGAACTCAGATGAcgctgaagaagatgatgacgatgacgatgatgaggaggatgaagaagatgatgaatggGAAGAAGTTGAGTCTGTGGAAAACATGGTTGAATCTGCAGAAGCCAATTCTGGTAGAAGAAACCGCCCAGTCAATTGGCACCAACGAAGACATATTACTGAAACTGATGCTCCACTTCATTGGGGAATGAGGGGACGGAATTCCCGTGATATCTTATCTAACTTCGATGATTATGTTACAGATTCTGGTGATTATCTTGATGCAGTAGGCTTTGAAGAATTGCTGGAGCATCTTGCTGAGGCAGACAGCTTAAGACGAGGAGCACCTCCTGCTGCTGTCTCGTTTTTGAATAATCTGCCTCTCATTCTTATTGGTAAGGAACATGAGAAGCATGATGACTTAGCCTGTGCAATTTGCAAGGATGTCTTGACTATTGGCACTGAAGTGAATCAGCTTCCTTGCTTTCACTTGTATCACCCTTCCTGTATTCTGCCATGGTTGAGTACACGGAATTCTTGCCCCCTTTGTCGTTACGAGCTACCAACTGATGACAGAGACTACGAAGAGGGGAAGCGGAATGCTGGTGGTAGAGTGGAGATCCACGTCCGGCGGAATGCTAGAGAGGACAGGTCTGCTGGTGTTTATAATAGagctgaagaagatgaagatcatGCTTTTAGTGAAACTAGAGTGGAGCATAGGTTCCAAGTAGGTAGGGAACCTGACTCTAATACCTCCGGAGGAGAAAATAATCGGGGGAGTTGGTTTCTTTTTGCCGCTGCTCCAATTGTTAGTCTTGTGGGCATAGTTCTCGTGCTTTGGTTGGGAGCTCCCCTAATGGAAAGAAGAGGTCTGGCAGGACAGGGCAACTTTGCTGATCAGGCCCGACGCCACGGTCATATTGCTGGTGCAGCACCCCACCACAGGCAGAATAGAAGCAGGAGGTGGTGGTCTCTTTTCTGA